The Papaver somniferum cultivar HN1 unplaced genomic scaffold, ASM357369v1 unplaced-scaffold_107, whole genome shotgun sequence genome includes a region encoding these proteins:
- the LOC113328296 gene encoding uncharacterized protein LOC113328296, translated as MALAATKCWFIWKERCLRVFEKQERTPEQLVTDISRHFAYWHPQNLTSDSIQNKTKTTLQPIWKFPTRNSLKLNCDASWISKDTNSGFGCILRNHLGTGKGAAMGVFRASTAEEAEALALLHTTKWAIQHNMQNLVIEGDNQATINYLQGHTISVQWQSIAILEEVKSEAAKLISFLGFTHVDMRANKVADLLAKKARKENNSVCWLLSAPLFLILSIAYDSVKAQSVCNDQNSIIAFSDVVNSADSATRGTTNTIDSKWD; from the coding sequence ATGGCATTAGCAGCAACTAAATGCTGGTtcatttggaaggaaagatgtcTGAGGGTCTTTGAGAAACAAGAAAGAACACCTGAACAACTTGTTACAGACATTTCAAGACACTTTGCTTATTGGCATCCACAAAACTTAACTAGTGATAGCATTCaaaacaagacaaaaacaacTTTACAACCTATTTGGAAATTTCCTACTAGAAATAGCTTGAAATTGAACTGTGATGCTTCTTGGATTTCAAAAGACACTAATTCAGGTTTTGGTTGTATTCTTCGCAATCATCTAGGAACAGGTAAAGGAGCAGCAATGGGAGTCTTCAGAGCATCAACAGCTGAAGAAGCAGAAGCTCTAGCTCTGCTGCACACTACCAAATGGGCCATTCAACACAATATGCAAAATCTGGTCATAGAGGGAGACAATCAAGCAACCATCAATTATCTGCAAGGGCATACAATTTCAGTTCAATGGCAAAGCATTGCTATTCTAGAAGAAGTTAAATCTGAAGCAGCAAAACTTATCTCTTTTTTGGGTTTTACACATGTGGACATGAGAGCCAACAAAGTAGCTGACTTATTAGCAAAGAAAGCTAGAAAAGAAAACAATTCTGTCTGTTGGTTACTTTCTGCACCTTTATTTCTAATTCTTTCAATTGCTTATGACTCTGTCAAAGCACAGTCTGTCTGTAATGATCAAAACTCTATTATAGCGTTTTCTGATGTTGTTAATTCTGCAGATTCAGCCACCAGAGGAACAACCAATACTATTGATTCCAAATGGGACTGA
- the LOC113328439 gene encoding DNA-directed RNA polymerases II, IV and V subunit 12-like: protein MDSQPAEPVSYICGDCGMENTLKPGDVIQCRECGYRILYKKRTKRIVQYEAR, encoded by the exons ATGGATTCTCAACCTGCTGAACCAGTCAGTTACATCTGTGGAG ATTGTGGGATGGAGAACACACTGAAGCCGGGAGATGTGATTCAGTGTAGGGAATGTGGATATCGCATCCTTTACAAGAAGCGTACCAAACGAA TTGTGCAGTACGAAGCTCGCTAA